The Saccharothrix variisporea genome has a segment encoding these proteins:
- a CDS encoding transporter, with protein sequence MTRVLLSLAILAVFALCLYGMWRGWHNRAKRQSAVLPAFPQPPAAPGAATLETTGVYVGTTIGDNWQDRVAVGDIGHRAEATLKLTDTGVLVERTGASPMWIPLEDVLDARTARGLAGKVMGPDGLLVVRWQLEGHTFDTGFRGDDKDVYEQWVQALGGRK encoded by the coding sequence ATGACCCGCGTGCTGCTGTCCCTGGCGATCCTGGCCGTGTTCGCGCTGTGCCTGTACGGCATGTGGCGCGGCTGGCACAACCGCGCGAAGCGCCAGAGCGCGGTGCTGCCCGCCTTCCCCCAGCCGCCCGCCGCCCCCGGCGCGGCGACGCTGGAGACGACCGGCGTGTACGTGGGCACGACCATCGGCGACAACTGGCAGGACCGGGTCGCCGTGGGCGACATCGGCCACCGCGCCGAGGCGACGCTCAAGCTGACCGACACCGGTGTGCTGGTCGAGCGCACCGGCGCGAGCCCGATGTGGATCCCGTTGGAGGACGTCCTGGACGCCCGCACCGCCCGCGGCCTCGCGGGCAAGGTGATGGGCCCGGACGGCCTGCTGGTGGTCCGCTGGCAGCTCGAGGGGCACACCTTCGACACCGGGTTCCGCGGCGACGACAAGGACGTGTACGAGCAGTGGGTGCAGGCACTGGGAGGCCGCAAGTGA
- a CDS encoding dihydroorotase, whose protein sequence is MNTLIIRGVRPYGEGDPVDVLVRDGVIAEIGSPESGDAEVIDGDGAVLLPGFVDLHTHLREPGREDTETIETGSRAAALGGYTAVFAMANTDPVADNAVVVEHVARRGREVGLVDVHPVGAVTVGLKGEKLAELGTMAKTGVRVFSDDGHCVHDPLIMRRALEYSKALDVVVAQHAEEPRLTVGAQAHEGEQASRLGLQGWPAAAEEAIVARDCLLAKQVDARLHVCHVSTAGTADVLKWAKARGTKVSAEVTPHHLLLTDERLETYDPVNKVNPPLRTSTDVEALRQALADGTIDCVATDHAPHAVQDKDCEWSAARPGMLGLQTALSIVVETMVETGLLDWRGVARVMSERPAAIAGLPDQGRPIEVGEPANLVLVDPGARWTVRGAELASIAANTPFEGMELPGRVVATLLRGRVTATGGRIPA, encoded by the coding sequence GTGAACACCCTGATCATCAGGGGAGTACGGCCGTACGGCGAAGGCGATCCCGTGGACGTGCTCGTCCGCGACGGCGTCATCGCGGAGATCGGGTCCCCGGAGTCGGGAGACGCCGAGGTCATCGACGGCGACGGCGCGGTTCTGCTCCCCGGCTTCGTCGACCTGCACACCCACCTGCGGGAACCGGGTCGCGAGGACACCGAGACCATCGAGACCGGCTCCCGGGCCGCCGCGCTGGGCGGCTACACGGCGGTCTTCGCGATGGCCAACACCGACCCGGTCGCGGACAACGCGGTCGTGGTCGAGCACGTGGCCCGCCGGGGCCGTGAGGTCGGCCTGGTGGACGTCCACCCGGTCGGCGCGGTCACCGTGGGCCTCAAGGGCGAGAAGCTCGCCGAGCTGGGCACGATGGCCAAGACCGGTGTCCGGGTGTTCTCCGACGACGGCCACTGCGTGCACGACCCGCTGATCATGCGCCGCGCGCTGGAGTACTCCAAGGCGCTGGACGTGGTCGTCGCGCAGCACGCCGAGGAGCCCCGGCTGACCGTGGGCGCGCAGGCCCACGAGGGCGAGCAGGCCTCGCGCCTGGGCCTCCAGGGCTGGCCGGCCGCCGCCGAGGAGGCGATCGTCGCCCGCGACTGCCTGCTGGCCAAGCAGGTCGACGCCCGCCTGCACGTCTGCCACGTGTCCACCGCGGGCACCGCCGACGTGCTGAAGTGGGCCAAGGCCCGGGGCACGAAGGTCTCCGCCGAGGTCACGCCGCACCACCTGCTGCTGACCGACGAGCGCCTGGAGACCTACGACCCGGTCAACAAGGTCAACCCGCCGCTGCGCACGAGCACCGACGTGGAGGCGCTGCGGCAGGCGCTGGCCGACGGCACGATCGACTGCGTCGCCACCGACCACGCCCCGCACGCCGTGCAGGACAAGGACTGCGAGTGGTCCGCCGCCCGCCCCGGCATGCTCGGCCTCCAGACCGCCCTGTCCATCGTCGTGGAGACCATGGTCGAGACCGGTCTGCTGGACTGGCGCGGGGTCGCGCGGGTGATGAGCGAGCGGCCCGCCGCCATCGCCGGGCTGCCCGACCAGGGCCGGCCGATCGAGGTGGGCGAGCCCGCGAACCTGGTCCTGGTGGACCCTGGCGCCCGCTGGACCGTGCGGGGCGCGGAGCTGGCCAGCATCGCCGCCAACACCCCGTTCGAGGGCATGGAGCTGCCCGGCCGGGTCGTGGCGACCCTCCTGCGCGGGCGCGTGACGGCGACCGGCGGAAGGATCCCCGCATGA
- the carA gene encoding glutamine-hydrolyzing carbamoyl-phosphate synthase small subunit: MTSPATTAAALVLEDGRVFRGESYGAIGASLGEVVFSTGMTGYQETLTDPSYHRQIVVQTAPQIGNTGWNDEDDESSRIWVAGYVVRDPARVPSNWRSKRSLDDELVRQGVVGIAGIDTRMLTRHLREQGAMRAGVFSGDELGSVEEMLDRVRTSPQMKGADLAGDVTTPQPYVVDAIGERRFRVAALDLGIKSNTPRMMAARGIEVHVLPLTSTVDDVLSVKPDGVFLSNGPGDPATQAHAVELTRNVLDRKVPLFGICFGNQILGRALGRDTYKMRYGHRGINIPVIDVATGKVAITAQNHGFALEGEPGEEFVSDFGRVQLSHYCPNDGTVEGVRALEVPAFSVQYHPEAAAGPHDAAPLFDEFVTMMGEGR, from the coding sequence GTGACTTCTCCGGCAACGACAGCCGCGGCGCTGGTCCTCGAAGACGGCCGCGTGTTCCGAGGCGAGTCCTACGGCGCCATCGGCGCGAGCCTCGGCGAGGTGGTGTTCTCCACCGGCATGACCGGGTACCAGGAGACGCTGACCGACCCCTCCTACCACCGCCAGATCGTGGTGCAGACCGCGCCGCAGATCGGCAACACTGGCTGGAACGACGAGGACGACGAGTCCAGCCGCATCTGGGTCGCCGGGTACGTGGTGCGCGACCCCGCGCGGGTGCCGTCGAACTGGCGGTCCAAGCGCAGCCTGGACGACGAGCTGGTGCGCCAGGGCGTCGTCGGGATCGCGGGCATCGACACCCGCATGCTGACCCGCCACCTGCGCGAGCAGGGCGCGATGCGCGCGGGCGTGTTCTCCGGCGACGAGCTCGGCAGCGTCGAGGAGATGCTGGACCGCGTCCGCACCTCCCCGCAGATGAAGGGCGCCGACCTGGCGGGCGACGTCACCACGCCGCAGCCGTACGTGGTCGACGCGATCGGCGAGCGCCGGTTCCGCGTGGCCGCGCTGGACCTGGGCATCAAGTCCAACACCCCGCGCATGATGGCCGCGCGCGGCATCGAGGTGCACGTCCTGCCGCTGACCTCCACGGTGGACGACGTCCTGTCGGTGAAGCCGGACGGCGTGTTCCTGTCCAACGGCCCCGGCGACCCCGCCACCCAGGCGCACGCCGTGGAGCTGACCCGCAACGTCCTGGACCGCAAGGTGCCGCTGTTCGGCATCTGCTTCGGCAACCAGATCCTGGGCCGCGCGCTGGGCCGAGACACCTACAAGATGCGCTACGGCCACCGGGGCATCAACATCCCGGTCATCGACGTGGCGACCGGCAAGGTGGCCATCACCGCCCAGAACCACGGGTTCGCGCTGGAGGGCGAGCCGGGGGAGGAGTTCGTCTCCGACTTCGGCCGCGTCCAGCTCAGCCACTACTGCCCGAACGACGGCACGGTCGAGGGCGTGCGCGCCCTGGAGGTGCCCGCGTTCAGCGTGCAGTACCACCCGGAGGCGGCGGCCGGTCCGCACGACGCCGCTCCGCTGTTCGACGAGTTCGTGACGATGATGGGTGAGGGGCGCTGA